In one Nocardioides sp. NBC_00368 genomic region, the following are encoded:
- a CDS encoding MFS transporter, whose translation MSPHFIRLRDKVLSDDPLIRAMSYQSVLSAFAEGTFLTGSAVFFTQIVGLSAAQVGLGLTIAGVATFLFAVPLGRLADRLGTRFSWIAGAVLQAILFGAWVLVGNFAAYIAVEVLLALASSWQKSGRDAYRISVFPAATRVRSFAYMRAARNVGYTLGALASGLALAADSNTLIKAVPLMTAVVLLVNAYWISRLPRLATAASPGDMKRDVRDRLGALRNRAFLATTFFDGVLGTHQVLLNVVIPLWLVQETDAPRVLLAWLFGTNTVMAVGLQVIAARGVTDVATSLRAQRRGALCFLASCAIIAVTHDTVGLLTIALVWLGHVTVTGAELFQSAGEWGLIADLSDPEHRGDYQGAAQVGYTLGTVWAPAAYTFLAMELGHLGWAVIAGIIVIATIGVHPSARAAERYLARRAQPVPEPA comes from the coding sequence GTGTCCCCTCACTTCATCCGGTTGAGGGACAAGGTCCTCTCAGACGACCCGCTCATCCGGGCGATGTCGTACCAGTCGGTGCTGTCGGCCTTCGCCGAAGGCACCTTTCTCACCGGTTCGGCGGTCTTCTTCACCCAGATCGTCGGCCTCTCCGCCGCACAGGTCGGCCTCGGTCTCACGATCGCGGGCGTCGCAACCTTCTTGTTCGCCGTCCCCCTGGGCCGACTCGCGGATCGTCTCGGCACCCGGTTCAGCTGGATCGCCGGTGCCGTTCTCCAGGCGATCCTGTTCGGGGCCTGGGTGCTCGTCGGCAACTTCGCCGCGTACATCGCCGTCGAGGTGCTCCTGGCACTCGCCTCCTCCTGGCAGAAGTCGGGCCGCGACGCCTATCGGATCTCGGTCTTCCCCGCGGCGACCCGGGTGCGCTCGTTCGCCTACATGCGCGCCGCTCGCAACGTCGGCTACACGCTCGGCGCCCTGGCCAGCGGCCTCGCCCTCGCCGCCGACTCCAACACCCTGATCAAGGCGGTCCCGCTGATGACCGCCGTGGTGCTGCTGGTCAACGCCTACTGGATCTCGCGCCTCCCCCGCCTCGCCACGGCTGCCTCGCCCGGCGACATGAAGAGGGACGTACGCGACCGCCTCGGTGCCCTGCGCAACCGTGCCTTCCTCGCCACGACGTTCTTCGACGGCGTGCTCGGCACCCACCAGGTCCTGCTCAACGTCGTCATCCCGCTGTGGCTGGTGCAGGAGACCGACGCACCGCGGGTGCTGCTGGCCTGGCTGTTCGGTACCAACACCGTCATGGCCGTCGGGCTGCAGGTCATCGCCGCCCGTGGCGTGACCGACGTGGCGACATCGCTTCGCGCGCAGCGGCGGGGAGCGCTCTGCTTCCTGGCCTCCTGCGCCATCATCGCGGTCACCCACGACACCGTCGGGCTTCTCACGATCGCGCTCGTCTGGCTCGGCCACGTCACCGTCACCGGCGCCGAGCTCTTCCAGTCGGCCGGCGAGTGGGGCCTGATCGCCGACCTCTCCGACCCCGAGCACCGCGGTGACTACCAGGGCGCGGCCCAGGTCGGCTACACCCTCGGCACCGTCTGGGCACCCGCGGCGTACACCTTCCTGGCGATGGAGCTCGGCCACCTCGGCTGGGCCGTCATCGCGGGCATCATCGTCATCGCCACGATCGGCGTCCACCCCTCCGCCCGCGCCGCCGAGCGCTATCTGGCGCGCCGGGCTCAGCCCGTCCCCGAGCCGGCGTAG